The Lathyrus oleraceus cultivar Zhongwan6 chromosome 5, CAAS_Psat_ZW6_1.0, whole genome shotgun sequence genome includes the window ttgcctctcacatgaggacttcagaggtaccaaccaataCAAGAAAGACTCAATATCCAAagagattcgaatcaaaacagtttgaaTATAAACCTTTGAAGTGTAGCTTTCAATGACACGATCTAATCCAATTATTCACTGCAGTTTGTTCTTGAGGTagcaaggaagcaaggctaaggaattgaagttcaaagatcaaccaatgaagttgaaatctgaacttgaaaaattgagagaaaaatcaaaattcctttaatggagggttaggatttcacttgtgcagaatttcaggcgcctttaggttgaagtttgaagtgtgcaaggcattctatttatagccaaggatgatgcaatgcatgaaatatccgtgtgtgcatgagcttgggtcctccatgcatgggcctgtacaggcgcatgtgaggcccaaaagcaattTCAATTGACTTCTAATCATCAACCAAATGGAAATGGACATGCAGATTGCATGATATcagcttgtgcatggaattttgatatgttatgcataattgaacctaaaacttcccctcttcgaaaatgccatttgcaaaattgaaacataggcatgtgggtaatggttgaaaaggtcttgacatgaggaacaaatgttatgttgaacaaaaatccatttgtAGTTGGGAAAATATTAAAAcctggccatgaagttcaaggtacaaaacatgtatatgaGAATTTGCTaaaaatggaccaacttcaagcccttctgcttcaatgatgcaagcctcaaatgacaaaaccttcaacaccaaagttgtatatcttttcaatacaataaatttggacttaaattttgcatcatttggatttttgatgagaaagttatgggcacttgaagttggactttttcacatttcaatgactttggtccaaagtgacctataatgttttttattatcacatgtgtttattttaggattatgaaattttatccaacataacaattgaaatAGACATCTTcaaatttccaattcacttggtcccaactcaaaatcatgaaaaatgagggagttaggtccttgggaagtttacccaaaattagggttttagtcaaaatgacctataatgttttgacatgaatgatgaccttccaagtttcaaatgaaattttgatgaacatgaaagttgtttatatggttctaaagaacatgttttatcttggggtcatcttcatttgacaaacacatcaaaagttaggtctcagtggatttcaaaatagtcagatgaattgattgatcaacttctcaaagccaaacttcaaattttgatgaattaatgattgaggacactcacatgaGCTCATGTATGCATAAAATGgtgaatgaaagaacttaccttgattatatttgatcaaaggttgaggttgcttcatgagcaaggcacagtcaatgcacagttgaattagggtttccttgggaaacaatcctcaagccctttggtttatctggatcaaattggcaaattgagatacttgggagtCATATATGATTATTGATATCTTTatgaaccattgtcatgcttgctttcaacttcatctgaccacttctttgagcataggagcctcctaggagccttggatcacatgactgcttgagcatcaaaacaaaacaagttagtgacatatttttgtgcttttggttagtaaacaaaataataaaagcaataatatacaattcaagcatgcttgttggtctcaaaccaactcacacaagtcccaaccctagggtaaaggagccaagatgctatgatcctttaggcaaatgcaatgtgcaaatgatatgatgccatgagggatcttagggtcaaaattagggtcttacagttgtactcttagaacatcttatgggttaccttgtacttgtgagttaggaagatgCACACTTGGTGGTATACTGATACCAATAGAAGATATTCATGTTAattggaggaaactaactatggaagttgagttagaggtagATGTAGATGATGGTTCAAAGGTGGATATGATTTGTGCAATAGATGAATTATTGAAAGAGTTTAGATCATTAGATGTTGTTGGGAAAGGGCATTAAAAATTAGGGTTTGTGAACTTGCCTACCCCACAATGACTTCATTGTGTCAACCACCTGagaaaataaaaaccaaaggaggaatgaagaagaaagggaaaaaaccagtaggatatgatgtttatagggacTCTTCGTATTatgagtatgttgataaggcatcttaatcttcacaaaggcaatctcaaTCATCACAGACTTTGAAGAAGTTgaaattatcaaagaagcaaccacaatCAAAGAAACATTTCActcttcaatttcctaatcatattaggtcatacattgaagatTTAGTTAATGTTGTATCAGATGGTAATTGTAgatttagagtcattgcatcattgcatggatatgATGAGGGTGGTTGGTTAATGGTTCGCCGAGACTTGGAGTTGGAAATGACAGACAAGGAAAGATCAAGTTTGTATGACGGGTTATTTTGTAATCGGTTAGCAAaagtgagagaatctttgatgatagaatcctttgatccacaaccaccacaaaaatggttgactctaccagatatgggttacttgatagcgAATCGCTATAATGTTTTACTTGTCTATTTAGGCAATCAGTGCATGACTTTCTTTCCtatgacaagttcacattcatCAAATGTCTCcatttattgcattggttttgttaaccaaAATTATTGGGTTCATGTACGTATTTTATTTTATATAACTTActgttttaattattttacttagttcactttattaaatataaattttaattattgttatcaggtaaacatgaaagaggggtttccGTTGCCACCAgtcacattagattggaagaagTTTCGTTATCCAGTAGCAACGtcttggatgttaggatttgcagAACGTCTAcaacattggcaattacttacATCTATATTAGCATGAATATGTAACCAAAACATGAATAATATATTATGTCATTCAGTTTTAATACATTCAGTTCTAAAAGTTAatacataaatcaatgtgaacgagaaatatgcaaagtTTCAAATAAATCAACAAACTGCGGGTCATCCTCTTCAGCATTAACTTGTCTGAGATAATGATGAATCAATGTAGAAACACGAGCCCAATTAGGATCAGATGGTCCTGCTTCGTAAATAGGAACTGACACCTCTCTTGGCTCATCACGATGGGGCGGGATCAAACGAGGATGTGAAACACAATAATGCCACTCCAGGTATCCATCATCTATATCAGATGGAGTAGTGGCCAATGTTGTCGGATGGATCACAACAAAAATTCTCTGATGGTAACcaatccaatcaacatcaatatcattaTCCATCATACAATCAGAGATGAGGGTGGAACATACTGCCTATATCCGAACTGAGGTATACATCTTTCAGGCAAGTATTGAACAACTATGTCACCCCACCTCAAACACCCATTGTACAAATATAACTCATCAAACTGGAGTCATACTCTATGATCCTCGAATGGACTCCATATGACGTCGGtaggtgtcagctcgtccaaaataAGTCGCAAGTCATCCACCTTCAAGACTCCTTGCTTATAGGGACATCTCATCGCTCGAGGAAGACCAAAATTATCAGCTGATTTTCAATTTTCTCCTTTTATTCCAACTGTTGGAAAGTACTCGTGAATCTAGCATTGTTACAAtataaaaacataaaaaacaaaataaattaaattaacatactttataaaattaattaacatataataaacaaaattaaattaagTACTTGTAAaagagtaggatatccaccgagTTGCTTGCAACTGAATATGGACACATCTCCAAGATATTTGTAAAGGGTAACCAATGCAGTTGCTCCCCAACTGTATCCCAGACATCTCTCTAAATCCGTAAACAATAAGAGGTATCGTGCCTCGACAGGCGTAAAGGTCTTGTCGGCATAAATTATGGAGCCCACCAACATCAACAAATATGCTCCAGTCGCATATGCTCAGCTAGAAACAACTTTATGATGGATAATAAATTGTATAACCACTCCAATTTATAGTAAGAATCTTTGCAGCTACGAACATGTGTATGTGCCTCACTTTGTAACACTCTTAAGTAGTCAACGACAAGTTCAACAAGAACCTCTTCAGTGACATCTTAAGGGCTCCAAAACATACCCCTGATGGACAAGTGAAGCAGACAAGAGACGTCATACAAAGTAATGTTCATCTCACCAAACgacatgtgaaatgaagatgtctctagataCCATCTCTCCATAAATGCGGATACCGAGTTTGTGTCTATCTTCGTCAAACTAGTTCTTTGAAGTGAAGTGATCCAGACCCAGAAATCCAACTCTCCATCTGTTGTGGAAGAGCTTGTGGAACCCTCGATGTCAGCTTAAGTCCTTGTCCAacaaccttcaactctttcttcGGACCTCTCTCctaaaaacaataaaaatacatattataaaacacaatataaaatattcaaatattattcAATATCAAATATATGTCATTTATTTACCTCATCAAACCATAaatgtcgagcaacatgatgctcgtactttATCAAAAGAGATGGATCGTACGACTCTCCTGGATAGTAAATCGGCTTTGCTGTAGATACGTCCCGTCCTAAACTACAATCTGAAATCCTATCATCGGCACCTCATCTTCGAACCactataaaaaaaattaaaaacacaCTAGAACACTTATAAAAGTAGTTTCTGTGTgaaaaaaatgaagtttgaatATCGAAACACTTTCAATAAGACTTCCGATGAATTAAATGAAAACCGGAAGTCTTTTAAAAAGAGTTCTGGCAAACAGTTTGAAAACCAAAAGTCTTTTAACAAGACTTTCAGGAAACAACTTGAAAATCGAAAGTCTTTTAGCAAGAGTCTCGATTTAATGTCTCAAAACTGGTGAAAACTAGAAGTCTTGTACAAAGAATTCATGTATGTTTATTGTGAACCGAAAGACTTACTATATAAGTTCCGATTTACAATGACAAAAGTGATGTTCCAGAAATTTTCAAGCTAAAGTGAAATAAAAAAcgaaaatttcaaaaatataaTCTATTTATACGAGAGTATCTTATTGAGTCTGCCAAATCCTGAGACAATTATCTTGTACCGTTTAATTATGAACCTTAGTGTTCTTAATCCCCCTTCATCCCCTTTCAATCATTCATCTTCATCAAATCAGTGTTATTATTAGATTGTTTGTcatatttaaaatttaaaaactcTATGACAAAATGTACATCTAAATTCATCCCAAATTTACAAAAAATGACTCTTACCAGCACGAGCTAGGTTAAATTTGTTTCTGGAACATTGTGGGAATGCGCAACTCATAACTTCTTGTCACAAACACTGTTTCAACTAGAACATTGTGGGAATGCGCAACTCATAACTTCTTGTCACAAACACTGTTTCAACTAGAACATTGTGGGAATGCGCAACTCATAACTTCTTGTCACAAACACTGTTTCAACTAGAACATTGTGGGAATGCGCAACTCATAACTTCTTGTCACAAACACTGTTTCAACAAAATTTTACAAAAATCCAGCAATAATCTGTTTCGAACGAATAAAAAATATATCTATTTCCTTTTTCACAGAAAATCAAGTGAGGCAAAAAGTAATGGTTTTCAATAGAAACTCAATCTTCAATTAGCTATTCcttaattaaaaaaatgaaataaaagtaTTGCGAAAATAACACTGATTTATACGCTTCTAAACAATAGCAATTAAAAATTCAATTCATAAACAAAGATATTCATTTGATTTTTAAAAGAAAATTACATACTAATACTAATTCAGATCTAATTCCAAGAGAGAGAAACAATAGCAAGAACCACAGTCAGAAATACCCTACAAATTGTCCAGTTTAAGAACTTGTAAACTTGGTCACCGCTTTAGTTCCTTCAGAGACGGCATGCTTGGCCAATTCTCCAGGCAGAACAAGCCTAACTGCAGTCTGAATTTCCCTCGAAGTAATTGTTGGCTTCTTGTTGTATCTTGCAAGTCTGGAAGATTCAGCCGCGAGCTTCTCGAAGATATCGTTAATGAAACTGTTCATGATTCCCATAGCCTTGCTTGAGATACCAATGTCAGGGTGAACTTGCTTCAGAACTTTAAAGATGTAGATCTTGTATGTCTCAACGCTCTTCTtgtttctcttcttcttcttgtCTCCAACGGCGGCGGCACCACCGTCCTTCGGTAGCTTCTTACCGGCCTTTGGCTTCTTCTCAGCCGGAGATTTCTCGGCTACTGTAGACTTCTTCTCCTCTACGGGTTTCTTCTCCGCGGGCTTCTTCTCTCCCTTTGGCGCCATTGAAGGAGTTGGGAATTTGAAATTTCGAGAAAAAATAGGGTTCGTAATCAGATATTAGGGTGTGAAAGAATATTAACACTGACAGGATTTATATATAAGATGATTCTCGCGTTATTATTGGCTTATGTACTTATTCAGGGATCGTTGACGTGGAACTTCTTTAGCCGTTCCGATGATTTTCATAGACGCTCGCGATCTTGCTTTGATTCAAGGATCTTGAAGATGCTGGGTGTGGGTGATCTTTAATTTAATCCCAACAAAATTATTTTCTAAACTTTCACCATTGCTTAAATAAAACATTTTTTTATTTACTACTCCTACTTAATTATCTActattaaatttttattttaaatggtttttttaaaacatatttttagaatattataaaaaaattatttacaACTTTTTTTAGTATAGAATGaattaaatataatatttataGATAACATATTTATAAATACATCACCAACAAAAATGTAAGATTAAggtttttttgtttgttttttataTCAAACTATTTATTTAGTACActtttaaaatataaaaaaatattatatgTGAATATTAGTATTCTATAATTTAATTATGTGAGAGGATAAACatatatatttaaattatttattattttatttttatcaatAAGTAAAAAGAATATTATTTTAAAGGTTTAGTGTATTTTTTGgttttttaatttaatttataatttCAGTTTAATCCTTTATCCATTAAACATACATATTAGTTTCTTAAAAAAAAGTTTTGGTAATCAACTTAATCTTTTCTCTTAACATAAATAGTTGACTTTTGCATATGTGACCGTTTATATGCTATTTTGTTATATGGCATGGcttttttttaatattttgaaTTTATTAGTTTTTTTAATGAAAGGTTTGATACACTCAGAAGTCTAgtgtcgcatctcaaaaaatacgagTCTTCGCGGGACATTCGCTAGCTCACGGAAAATGATatcgaacagagtcgccaccaaactttattcATTCTAAAGAAGAAAAGAGAGATTATCGATAAAACCCTTTAAAAAATAAGATAGTCATCACAATCAAATTCAGGTTCGGtagtcgattatgcaaggggaatgtattagcatTCATCACGTTCGTTGTATTTAACGGGAACCTATTAGTTAAATTTGCGATTAAATGTTattatgttaattgttttcttcg containing:
- the LOC127082474 gene encoding probable histone H2B.1 gives rise to the protein MAPKGEKKPAEKKPVEEKKSTVAEKSPAEKKPKAGKKLPKDGGAAAVGDKKKKRNKKSVETYKIYIFKVLKQVHPDIGISSKAMGIMNSFINDIFEKLAAESSRLARYNKKPTITSREIQTAVRLVLPGELAKHAVSEGTKAVTKFTSS